One window of Pseudomonas sp. ML2-2023-3 genomic DNA carries:
- a CDS encoding TetR/AcrR family transcriptional regulator — protein sequence MRVTKAQAQANRAHIVETASRLFRERGYDGVGVADLMAAAGFTHGGFYKHFGSKADLMAEAAACGLASSLEKSAEHDIAGFFDQYLSRQHRDAPGEGCTLAALCGDAARQPEEVKTTFAQGLENMLAAVERSGATFAGVEPQDMRARIIDTMAHAIGAIVLSRACPDNSALADEILEVCRKQILGPMGPRDL from the coding sequence ATGAGGGTCACAAAAGCACAGGCGCAGGCGAACCGGGCACACATCGTCGAAACGGCTTCCAGGCTGTTTCGCGAGCGTGGCTATGACGGTGTGGGGGTGGCGGATCTCATGGCCGCGGCCGGCTTTACCCATGGCGGGTTCTACAAGCACTTTGGCTCAAAGGCTGACCTGATGGCTGAAGCTGCCGCGTGCGGACTGGCAAGCTCGCTGGAAAAAAGCGCAGAGCACGATATTGCCGGGTTCTTTGACCAGTACCTCTCCCGCCAGCACCGTGATGCGCCGGGAGAGGGTTGCACCCTGGCGGCCTTGTGCGGGGACGCAGCGCGACAGCCTGAAGAGGTCAAGACAACCTTTGCCCAAGGGCTCGAAAACATGCTGGCCGCCGTTGAGCGCTCAGGTGCCACGTTCGCCGGCGTTGAGCCACAGGACATGCGGGCCAGGATAATAGACACCATGGCCCATGCCATTGGTGCGATCGTGCTGTCCCGGGCCTGCCCTGATAACAGCGCGCTGGCAGATGAAATTCTCGAGGTTTGCCGCAAGCAGATTCTCGGCCCCATGGGCCCCCGCGACTTGTAG
- a CDS encoding LysE family translocator, with amino-acid sequence MSVLISMAAFALAASISPGPVNVVALSSGMQFGLGPSLRHVLGATVGFVVLLLFTGFGLHEVLKQWPILTDLIRWAGMAFLLYLAWKLAMDNGRIEFEGDTQHPSFLKGAAMQWLNPKAWLAAVAGMGAFVAGGEAVLIWSFALIYFVVCYASVACWACTGAFLSRYLRSARRIRLFNRSMAAMLAGCAVSLLWF; translated from the coding sequence ATGAGCGTGTTGATTTCGATGGCGGCGTTTGCCCTGGCAGCATCCATCTCACCCGGACCGGTCAATGTCGTCGCCCTGAGTTCCGGCATGCAGTTTGGCCTGGGCCCCAGCCTGCGCCATGTGCTGGGCGCAACGGTCGGTTTTGTCGTGCTGCTGCTGTTTACCGGTTTCGGCCTGCATGAAGTGCTCAAGCAGTGGCCGATACTGACCGACCTGATTCGCTGGGCAGGCATGGCCTTCCTGCTTTACCTGGCCTGGAAGCTGGCGATGGATAACGGCCGGATCGAGTTCGAGGGTGACACGCAACACCCCTCATTTTTAAAAGGCGCGGCCATGCAGTGGCTCAACCCCAAGGCCTGGCTGGCTGCTGTTGCGGGCATGGGCGCCTTTGTCGCCGGCGGTGAGGCCGTGCTGATCTGGTCGTTCGCGCTGATCTACTTTGTCGTCTGCTACGCGTCCGTGGCTTGCTGGGCCTGCACCGGGGCATTCCTGAGCCGTTATCTGCGCAGCGCCAGGCGCATTCGCCTGTTCAACCGCAGCATGGCGGCCATGCTGGCGGGCTGTGCGGTCTCTTTGCTGTGGTTTTAA
- a CDS encoding SDR family oxidoreductase — protein sequence MTTHSSVLITGASSGIGATYAERFARRGHDLVLVARDKARLEALATHLRQQYRVAVDVLQADLTQSSDLEVVEARLRYDSSIGILINNAGIAQSGGFLEQTAQSLTTIIALNTVALTRLASAIAPRLVQAGEGAIVNIGSVVGLAPEFGQSVYAATKAFVQLLSQGLSHELSPKGVYVQAVLPAATRTEIWERAGIDINVLPEVMAVGELVDAALVGFDRRERVTIPPLHDAARWDALDGARQALLGDLRMAHAADRYKN from the coding sequence ATGACTACTCATTCCTCAGTCCTTATCACGGGCGCTTCCAGCGGTATCGGGGCGACCTATGCCGAGCGCTTTGCTCGCCGTGGCCACGATCTGGTGCTGGTTGCCCGCGACAAGGCGCGACTGGAAGCCCTGGCGACACACTTGCGCCAGCAATACCGTGTTGCCGTCGATGTGTTGCAGGCAGACCTGACCCAATCCAGTGATCTGGAGGTGGTTGAAGCGCGGCTGCGTTACGACTCCAGCATAGGCATCCTGATCAACAATGCGGGCATTGCCCAGTCGGGCGGTTTTCTGGAGCAGACAGCACAGAGCCTCACGACAATTATTGCGCTCAACACTGTTGCGCTGACGCGACTGGCCAGCGCGATTGCGCCACGGCTGGTGCAGGCCGGTGAGGGGGCGATCGTCAATATAGGTTCGGTCGTAGGCCTGGCGCCTGAGTTCGGCCAGTCGGTCTACGCTGCAACCAAGGCGTTTGTGCAGTTGCTGTCACAAGGGTTGAGTCACGAGTTGTCGCCCAAGGGGGTTTATGTCCAGGCGGTTTTGCCTGCCGCAACCCGCACCGAAATCTGGGAGCGCGCAGGTATCGATATCAACGTCCTGCCTGAGGTGATGGCGGTGGGTGAGTTGGTCGATGCCGCGCTGGTCGGTTTCGACCGCCGTGAGCGAGTGACCATTCCGCCTTTGCATGACGCTGCCCGTTGGGATGCGCTGGATGGCGCCCGTCAGGCGCTGCTGGGGGATCTGCGGATGGCCCATGCTGCCGATCGCTATAAAAACTGA
- a CDS encoding helix-turn-helix domain-containing protein, which translates to MPASNQVSTLAVDPGCATPKFWRDAQLPFIEARSIADGRKVCYARHSHEIFSIGAITSGCCNYLHEKTSHTISAGTVVLMNPGDVHACNPVEDQLWSYVMLYVDAHWLAGIQHGFEADASGVFHPVAATHTQSPALFNGLTALYAQLVDPRLEVLAKHEAAILFFSSMQQELGGSVALRKSANVRVERAADYIDAHFLRTIRLQDICEAASLSEAYLIRAFEQRFHMTPHAYLINRRIQHAQTQLREGALIADIAHQTGFADQAHFQRVFKKYLAATPGQYKT; encoded by the coding sequence ATGCCCGCAAGCAATCAGGTCAGTACCCTTGCCGTCGATCCAGGCTGCGCAACTCCGAAATTCTGGAGGGATGCGCAGTTGCCTTTTATCGAGGCGCGCTCAATCGCCGATGGCCGCAAGGTCTGCTATGCGCGGCACTCTCACGAGATATTTTCAATCGGTGCAATCACTTCAGGTTGCTGCAATTACCTGCATGAAAAAACCTCCCACACCATCAGCGCAGGTACGGTGGTGCTGATGAATCCGGGGGATGTTCATGCCTGTAATCCGGTCGAGGATCAGCTGTGGTCATACGTGATGTTGTATGTCGATGCCCACTGGCTGGCAGGTATTCAGCACGGTTTTGAGGCGGATGCCAGCGGGGTGTTTCATCCCGTCGCGGCCACTCACACCCAATCCCCAGCATTGTTCAACGGCCTGACCGCCCTCTATGCACAACTGGTCGACCCTCGGCTAGAGGTGCTGGCCAAGCATGAGGCGGCGATCCTGTTTTTTTCGTCGATGCAGCAAGAGCTGGGCGGTTCGGTGGCGCTGCGCAAGAGCGCCAATGTGCGGGTGGAGCGGGCCGCCGACTATATTGATGCGCATTTCCTGCGCACGATTCGACTGCAGGACATCTGTGAAGCTGCCAGCCTGTCAGAGGCTTACCTGATTCGCGCATTCGAGCAGCGTTTCCACATGACGCCCCACGCCTATCTGATCAACCGGCGGATTCAACATGCGCAGACGCAGTTGCGCGAAGGTGCGTTGATCGCCGATATCGCTCATCAGACCGGCTTTGCCGATCAGGCGCATTTTCAGCGGGTATTCAAAAAATATCTCGCCGCCACGCCCGGCCAGTACAAGACTTAA
- a CDS encoding NADP-dependent oxidoreductase produces MKAFFIDGYGKDTGRIGHLPDPDVGPDEVLVKVHAASVNLLDSKIRKGEFKLILPYRFPLVLGNDLAGVVLRVGDNVRQFKPGDEVYGRPSEDSMGTFAELIAVSRDALALKPVNLDMAQAASIPLVALTAWQVLVETAQLKKGQKVLIHAGSGGVGSIAIQLARHLGALVATTTSTRNVEWVKALGADVVIDYKQQHFDTLLHDYDVVLNSLDAGTLEKSLKVLKPGGRLISISGPPTAQFAKAQGLNWGLQQVMGLLSYGIRRKARKQGVSYSFVFMRANGEQLREISALIESGVIKPVVDRMFEFNDTAQALSYVEQGRAKGKVVIRVT; encoded by the coding sequence ATGAAAGCTTTTTTTATCGATGGATATGGCAAGGACACTGGACGGATAGGGCACTTGCCCGACCCTGACGTTGGACCCGACGAAGTACTGGTCAAGGTGCATGCCGCCAGCGTCAATCTGCTGGACTCCAAAATCCGCAAGGGCGAGTTCAAACTGATCCTGCCCTATCGGTTTCCACTGGTTCTGGGTAACGATCTGGCGGGCGTGGTGCTGCGTGTGGGCGACAATGTTCGCCAGTTCAAGCCGGGAGACGAGGTCTATGGACGTCCCAGCGAGGACAGCATGGGGACTTTCGCTGAGCTTATTGCGGTGTCCCGGGATGCGCTTGCGCTTAAACCCGTCAACCTCGACATGGCGCAGGCAGCGTCCATCCCTTTGGTCGCGCTGACGGCCTGGCAGGTGCTGGTAGAAACCGCGCAACTGAAAAAAGGGCAGAAGGTGCTCATTCACGCAGGTTCCGGCGGGGTGGGCAGTATTGCCATTCAGTTGGCCAGGCACTTGGGCGCTTTAGTGGCCACGACCACCAGCACCCGCAACGTTGAATGGGTGAAGGCCCTCGGGGCCGATGTTGTGATCGACTACAAGCAGCAGCACTTCGACACGTTACTGCACGACTACGACGTGGTGCTGAACAGCCTTGACGCTGGCACCCTCGAAAAATCCCTCAAGGTGCTGAAACCGGGAGGCAGGCTGATTTCGATCTCCGGCCCACCTACTGCGCAGTTTGCCAAGGCTCAGGGGCTGAACTGGGGGTTGCAGCAGGTCATGGGCCTTCTGAGCTATGGCATCCGCCGCAAAGCCCGCAAGCAGGGTGTGAGTTATTCATTTGTTTTCATGCGGGCCAATGGCGAGCAGTTGCGTGAAATCAGCGCGCTGATTGAGTCTGGTGTGATCAAACCAGTGGTTGACCGGATGTTTGAGTTCAACGACACAGCGCAGGCGTTGAGTTATGTCGAGCAAGGCCGGGCCAAAGGCAAGGTTGTCATTCGTGTGACCTAG